The following coding sequences are from one Loxodonta africana isolate mLoxAfr1 chromosome 18, mLoxAfr1.hap2, whole genome shotgun sequence window:
- the GEMIN4 gene encoding gem-associated protein 4 codes for MDLGPLNICEEMTILHGGFLLAEQLFRPKALAELTKSDWEHVGQPIVEALKEISATACSQPFAWKKKALIIIWAKVLQPYPATPSDTETRWQEDVFFSVGNMLPTINHTILFELLKSLEASGLFIQLLMALPTTICRVELERFLEHMTVNTSSKDVAFFLDIWWEMMKHKGNQQDPLLSQFRTMAHKYLSSSDDFCHPPKRFKSDPDVCPTMPLLAMLLNGLKQIQNKILCPGMKCCALANLADMLTVFALVEEDPQEVSATVYLDKLATVISVWNSDTQKPYHQQALTEKVKEAERDVSLNSLARLPTETLFVGFEYMLSLLREWGEELQAMLNSSQGTSYDSYRLCDSLTSFSQNLKLYLDTTTLSKEESEVVSDLAECVKDFLKKTSRVLKNRGLEKDITASIAMAIIEKKMDRHMEMCYVFASEKKWAFSDEWLACLVNNRALFREPGLVLKLLETVMEVSTSDRVIPESQIKQVVDLILECYADLSLPDKNKVLSGILHSWGRKGLSEKLLAYLEGFQEDLNTTFNQLTQSASEQGLAKAVASVARLVILHPEITVKKMCGMAVINLGTHKFLAQILSAFPALRFAEEQGPNPATTFMVSCLKETVWGKFSTSKEEKQFLEFLSCLMSPVKPQGIPVAALLEPDEVLKEFVLPFLMLDVEEVDLSLKIFIQTLEANAGLDEYWLQTCSPFPLVFSLCQLLDCYGKYWQLPKEKRYLSLEGKDLVIHILARLCEIVLANAETFSPDTWTKSLSWLHRKLEQLDWTVGLRLKNFFEGHFKCEVPATLFEICKLSEGEWTSQAHPGYGPGTGLLAWMECCCISSSICEQMLSLLVVDVGNPEEVRLFSKGFLVALVQVMPWCSPQEWQYLHQLTRKLLEKQLLHVPYSLEYIQFVPLLNLKPFAQELQLSVLFLRVFQFLCSQSCRNWLPLDGWSHVVKLLCSSLTNLLDSVRLIQSVSPWTQGQEQDLTQEALFVYTQIFCHVLHIMAMLHQEVCEPLYVLALEILTCYETLCKANPSISSLLQKVNEQRFLKSIAENISPEERRHTLLQKINNF; via the exons ATGGACCTAG GCCCCTTGAACATCTGTGAAGAAATGACTATTCTGCATGGGGGCTTCTTGCTGGCCGAGCAGCTTTTCCGCCCCAAAGCACTGGCAGAATTGACCAAGTCTGACTGGGAACATGTTGGGCAGCCCATTGTGGAGGCCTTGAAAGAGATCTCGGCCACAGCGTGCTCCCAGCCCTTTGCCTGGAAGAAGAAAGCTCTGATCATTATCTGGGCCAAGGTTCTTCAGCCCTACCCTGCCACCCCTTCTGACACTGAAACCCGGTGGCAGGAGGATGTGTTTTTCTCAGTAGGCAACATGCTTCCCACTATCAATCACACAATCCTTTTTGAGCTGCTCAAGTCCCTGGAAGCTTCTGGACTCTTTATCCAGCTCCTGATGGCCCTGCCCACCACCATCTGCCGCGTAGAGCTAGAGCGCTTTTTGGAACACATGACTGTTAACACTTCTTCAAAGGATGTGGCCTTCTTCCTAGACATCTGGTGGGAAATGATGAAGCACAAGGGCAATCAGCAGGACCCTCTGCTCTCGCAGTTTAGGACAATGGCCCATAAGTATTTGTCTTCTTCAGATGACTTCTGCCATCCTCCAAAGAGGTTCAAGTCAGACCCAGATGTGTGTCCCACCATGCCCCTGTTGGCCATGCTGCTCAACGGGCTGAAGCAAATCCAGAATAAAATCCTGTGTCCTGGAATGAAGTGCTGCGCATTGGCCAACTTGGCCGACATGCTGACGGTGTTTGCCCTTGTGGAGGAGGACCCCCAGGAAGTGTCTGCCACCGTGTATCTGGACAAACTGGCAACCGTCATTTCCGTGTGGAATTCAGACACCCAGAAGCCATACCACCAACAGGCGCTGACAGAGAAGGTAAAGGAGGCAGAGCGGGATGTCAGCCTGAACTCGCTGGCCAGGCTCCCAACTGAGACGCTGTTTGTTGGGTTTGAGTACATGCTCAGCCTGCTGCGGGAGTGGGGAGAAGAGCTGCAGGCCATGCTCAACAGCAGCCAGGGGACAAGCTATGATAGCTACCGGCTGTGTGACAGTCTGACTTCCTTCAGCCAGAACTTGAAGCTCTACCTGGATACCACAACCTTGTCTAAGGAAGAGAGCGAGGTGGTCTCTGACTTGGCAGAGTGTGTCAAGGACTTCCTGAAGAAAACGAGCAGGGTGCTGAAGAACAGaggtctggagaaggacatcactgcCTCCATTGCCATGGCCATTATTGAGAAGAAGATGGACCGGCATATGGAAATGTGCTATGTTTTTGCCTCTGAGAAGAAGTGGGCCTTCTCAGATGAGTGGCTCGCCTGCCTGGTTAATAACAGGGCTCTCTTCCGAGAGCCAGGCTTGGTGTTAAAGCTGTTGGAGACAGTGATGGAAGTCAGCACATCTGACAGAGTCATCCCCGAGTCTCAGATCAAACAAGTGGTTGACTTGATCCTGGAATGCTATGCAGACCTCTCGCTGCCAGATAAAAATAAAGTCCTCTCAGGCATCCTGCATTCCTGGGGGCGAAAGGGCCTCTCAGAGAAGTTGCTGGCTTActtagagggtttccaagaagaccTCAATACCACTTTTAACCAGCTCACACAGAGTGCCTCTGAACAGGGCTTGGCCAAAGCGGTGGCTTCTGTGGCCCGGCTGGTGATACTGCACCCAGAAATCACGGTCAAGAAAATGTGTGGCATGGCTGTCATCAATCTCGGCACCCACAAGTTCCTGGCTCAGATTCTCAGTGCCTTCCCCGCCCTCAGGTTCGCAGAAGAGCAGGGGCCAAACCCAGCCACCACATTCATGGTGTCATGCCTCAAAGAAACTGTGTGGGGAAAGTTCTCGACATCCAAGGAAGAAAAGCAGTTTTTGGAGTTCCTCAGCTGCCTGATGAGTCCTGTGAAGCCCCAGGGGATTCCAGTTGCTGCTCTTCTTGAGCCAGATGAGGTGCTCAAGGAATTTGTCCTGCCTTTCTTGATGCTGGATGTTGAAGAGGTCGACCTCAGCCTGAAGATCTTCATCCAGACTCTAGAAGCAAACGCAGGCTTAGACGAGTACTGGCTCCAGACTTGCTCTCCGTTCCCCCTGGTTTTCAGCTTATGCCAGCTCCTGGATTGCTACGGCAAATACTGGCAGCTCCCCAAGGAAAAGCGGTACCTCTCTTTGGAGGGGAAGGATCTGGTGATCCATATCCTGGCACGCCTTTGTGAGATTGTGTTAGCTAATGCAGAGACCTTCTCCCCTGACACCTGGACCAAGTCCCTGTCCTGGCTCCACCGGAAGTTGGAACAGCTAGACTGGACTGTGGGCCTGAGACTGAAGAATTTCTTTGAGGGCCACTTCAAGTGTGAGGTGCCAGCCACACTTTTCGAGATCTGTAAGCTTTCCGAGGGTGAGTGGACCTCCCAGGCCCACCCAGGGTACGGGCCAGGCACAGGACTTCTGGCTTGGATGGAGTGCTGCTGTATCTCCAGCAGCATCTGTGAGCAGATGCTCTCCCTCTTGGTGGTAGATGTGGGCAATCCAGAGGAGGTCAGACTGTTCAGCAAGGGCTTTCTGGTAGCCCTTGTGCAAGTCATGCCTTGGTGCAGCCCCCAGGAGTGGCAGTACCTTCACCAGCTGACCAGGAAACTGTTGGAGAAACAGCTCCTACATGTCCCGTACAGCCTGGAATATATTCAGTTTGTCCCCCTGCTCAACCTGAAGCCCTTCGCCCAGGAGCTCCAACTCTCCGTACTCTTCCTGAGAGTTTTCCAGTTTCTCTGCAGCCAGAGTTGTCGTAATTGGCTTCCTTTAGACGGCTGGAGCCATGTGGTCAAGCTCCTCTGTAGCAGTCTGACCAACCTCCTGGACTCGGTTAGGTTGATACAGTCAGTGAGCCCTTGGACCCAAGGACAAGAACAGGACCTGACCCAGGAAGCCTTGTTTGTTTATACCCAGATATTCTGTCATGTTCTGCACATCATGGCCATGCTCCACCAAGAGGTGTGTGAACCACTCTATGTTCTAGCCTTGGAGATCCTCACTTGCTATGAAACCCTGTGCAAGGccaatccttctattagttctttGCTCCAGAAGGTGAATGAGCAGCGCTTCTTAAAGTCCATCGCTGAGAACATTAGCCCGGAGGAACGGCGTCACACCCTGCTACAGAAAATCAACAACTTCTGA